One part of the Venenivibrio stagnispumantis genome encodes these proteins:
- the hisA gene encoding 1-(5-phosphoribosyl)-5-[(5-phosphoribosylamino)methylideneamino]imidazole-4-carboxamide isomerase, which translates to MSLKDFIIPAIDIKDGKAVRLFKGDYNQITVYSDNPVDLAKDFEEKGAKHLHIVDLDGAKEGFSKNFKIVENIIKSVSILVEFGGGIRDYQTIKNLVSFGVSRIIIGSMIFEKKDEVIKAIFDFQNKIVIGIDAKDGKVAIKGWIETTEKSPLEIAKEFDNIPIWGFLYTDISRDGAMVGPNIEATEYLAKNLKHPVIASGGVSSIEDVKKLFKLKDLGVYGVVVGKAIYEGKIRLEDL; encoded by the coding sequence ATGTCTTTGAAAGATTTCATTATACCGGCTATTGATATAAAAGATGGAAAAGCTGTTAGATTATTTAAAGGAGATTATAATCAGATAACTGTTTATTCTGATAATCCGGTAGATTTGGCAAAAGATTTTGAAGAAAAGGGAGCTAAACATCTTCATATTGTTGATTTAGATGGAGCAAAAGAAGGATTTTCCAAAAATTTTAAAATAGTTGAAAATATTATAAAATCTGTATCTATTCTGGTAGAATTTGGTGGTGGTATTAGAGATTATCAAACAATAAAAAATCTTGTTTCTTTTGGAGTAAGTAGAATAATAATAGGAAGTATGATTTTTGAAAAAAAAGATGAAGTTATTAAAGCTATTTTTGATTTTCAAAATAAGATAGTAATCGGTATAGATGCAAAAGATGGAAAAGTAGCCATAAAAGGTTGGATAGAAACAACAGAAAAATCACCTCTTGAAATAGCAAAAGAATTTGATAATATTCCAATATGGGGATTTTTATATACAGATATTAGCAGAGATGGAGCAATGGTTGGTCCAAATATAGAAGCAACGGAATATCTTGCCAAAAATCTTAAACATCCGGTTATTGCTTCCGGTGGAGTCTCAAGTATAGAAGATGTTAAAAAATTATTTAAACTAAAAGATTTAGGTGTTTATGGTGTTGTAGTAGGAAAAGCAATATATGAAGGGAAAATAAGGTTGGAGGATTTATAA
- a CDS encoding class I SAM-dependent methyltransferase, with the protein MSSESFSIENHPDRIRWNKRYEEEFDLFDKNPSEIVMQYYKIANIGKALDIACGLGRNSIFLAEKGFIVDAVDISDIALKNIKHKNIKTYQADLSDYKIEKESYDLIININFLERRLFPYIKDGLKKDGVLIFETFLEGSPQTSNKSYLLKKNELLHSFLSMQIIFYQEKEVITHKNEKAYKASLVAIKKC; encoded by the coding sequence GTGAGCAGTGAAAGCTTTTCTATAGAAAATCATCCGGACAGAATAAGATGGAATAAAAGATATGAGGAAGAGTTTGATTTATTTGATAAAAATCCATCTGAAATTGTTATGCAGTATTACAAAATCGCAAATATCGGAAAAGCCCTTGATATAGCCTGTGGTCTTGGTAGAAATAGCATATTTTTAGCAGAAAAAGGTTTTATTGTAGATGCAGTAGATATATCAGATATAGCTTTAAAAAATATAAAACATAAAAATATAAAAACTTATCAAGCTGATTTATCAGATTACAAAATAGAAAAAGAAAGCTATGATTTAATAATAAATATAAATTTTCTTGAAAGAAGGTTATTCCCCTATATAAAAGATGGTTTAAAGAAAGATGGGGTGTTAATATTTGAAACTTTCTTAGAAGGCTCTCCCCAAACATCAAATAAATCATATTTACTTAAAAAGAATGAGCTTTTACATTCTTTTTTATCTATGCAAATTATATTTTATCAAGAAAAAGAAGTAATTACTCATAAAAATGAAAAAGCATATAAAGCTTCCTTAGTAGCTATCAAAAAATGTTAA
- a CDS encoding RidA family protein — protein sequence MQMINTEKAPKAIGPYSQAIKFENLLFISGQIAINPQTNQLINGGIEEQTKQVMENIKAILQEAGLTFDNVIKTTIYLKDINDFAKVNEIYGSYFKEHKPARATVEVSRLPKDALIEIEVIAGIL from the coding sequence ATGCAGATGATAAACACAGAAAAAGCACCAAAAGCCATAGGCCCATATTCACAGGCAATAAAATTTGAAAATCTACTTTTTATATCTGGTCAAATAGCCATAAATCCACAAACAAATCAATTAATAAATGGTGGTATAGAAGAACAAACAAAACAGGTAATGGAAAATATAAAAGCTATCCTACAAGAAGCAGGACTTACTTTTGATAATGTTATAAAAACAACAATATATCTAAAAGATATAAATGATTTTGCTAAAGTAAATGAGATTTATGGTAGTTATTTTAAAGAACATAAACCGGCAAGAGCCACAGTAGAAGTAAGCAGACTTCCAAAAGATGCATTAATAGAAATAGAAGTAATAGCAGGCATTTTATAA
- a CDS encoding YqhA family protein, whose translation MRKLEQIIERILWESRLMIFLAVIAAIVAALILVVIGTYDIIQILIEMGHAFSDKELYESFHKDAITHIISAIDAYLISTVLLIFGIGLYELFISKIDYAENDTRSSRILIVHSLDQLKDKLAKVIVMVLIVTYFKHAVSIKYEDILSLLYLGAGIILIALAIYFLGKNHHEEKGE comes from the coding sequence ATGCGTAAGTTAGAACAGATTATAGAAAGGATTTTATGGGAAAGTAGATTGATGATATTTTTAGCAGTTATTGCTGCGATTGTTGCAGCTTTAATTCTTGTAGTTATTGGAACTTATGATATTATCCAGATATTAATAGAGATGGGGCATGCTTTTTCAGATAAAGAACTTTATGAAAGTTTTCATAAAGATGCAATTACCCATATTATTAGTGCAATAGATGCATATTTAATATCTACCGTTTTATTAATTTTTGGAATAGGATTATATGAGTTATTTATAAGTAAAATAGATTATGCAGAAAATGATACCCGGTCTTCAAGAATATTAATTGTTCATTCTTTAGACCAACTTAAAGATAAACTTGCAAAAGTAATAGTTATGGTATTAATTGTTACATATTTTAAACATGCTGTTTCTATAAAATATGAAGATATTTTAAGCTTATTATATTTAGGTGCAGGTATTATCCTTATTGCTCTTGCTATATACTTTCTTGGTAAAAATCATCATGAAGAAAAAGGAGAATAA